A segment of the Staphylococcus ratti genome:
AAAAGAATATGATAAACGTGCATTAGAATTACGTGAAAAGAAACAGCTTTTTACAAAAATGAAAGAAGCATTTGACATAGAACAAAAGCGAAAAGAAAAACAGCAAAACACGTTACGTATTGCAATGATAATATTAGCTATTATTTCAGTAGGTTTAGCCGTCTTTTCTTTCGTATCACAAACGATAGTATTCGCTGCTGTTTTTGCCATTTTAGCACTTATATTTGTGATAGGTTGTTTTGTAGTTAAAACTAAAACTGAAGACTATGCCGGCCGTTTTTCAGAAGACATTGCACAACTTGAAAATGAAGTCGGACGCTTAGAGAAAGAATATGATTTGAATTTCGATTTAACAGATCAATATCAGTTACGTGATCAAATCCAACAACGTCGTCAAAATTTACTCGTTCTTAAAACGAAACAACAGCATTTATCACAGCAACTAGAAGAAGCAGAAGCGGATTTACAACATGTATCGCAAAAAATTACTCAAGCGAAAGTAGATATGCATGTTTCGGATAAATTATCAGATGATTTATTAGTAGATGCGATGATGACGATTCATAACATTAAATCACAACATGCACATTTACAATCGTTAGAAGTGACGAAACAACAACATAAAGCAACACTGAGTCAATTTTATGATCAAGCACACGCACAAACTGCAGATGTTTTACCGAATTCAGATAATGAGACGCTTTTCCACGATGTGAGAGAGTGGGTAGGACGTACGCACAATGATCGTTCGCAATATCAACGTAATGACGAGCAAATCCAGTTGCTTGAAAAAGAATTGAAACATTTAAATCATCGTTTAAATGAAAACAAAGCGATCATTCAAAAATTATTTAGCTTTATAGGCGCAATTGATGAGGAAAGTTATTATCGTCATCATGATAATTATCAAACGTATCATCAACGTTTATCTCGCTTTAATGATTTAACACAATATCTAGAAAACCAAAATTATGGTTATGAAGAAAGTTCGAAACTTAGTGAGAAAACGACAGCTCAATTAGAAGAAGAATATGAAAAGCTTTCTTCTCAAATCGATGATTATAACGAAAGATTTTTAACGTTACAAAGTGAAGTAAGTGATTTGAATGCGCAAATTAATCATATGGAAACAGATGATACGTTAAGACATCTTCGTCATCGTTACCAATTATTGCGCAATCGATTAAATGAATCTGCTGAGGATTGGGCGGCTCTAAGTTATTTAGAAGCACTCGTAGATGAACATATTAAACAAATTAAAGACAAACGCTTACCTCAAGTCGTGAATGAAGCGACACAAATTTATAGCGAACTCACAGCAGGTCAATATGTACAAGTCACATATCAAAATGAGCAAGTGATGGTTAAACATAAAGATGGCCAAATGTATCAGCCTATTGAATTAAGTCAATCTACAAAAGAATTATTGTATATTTCATTGAGATTAAGCTTAATTAAAGTTTTAAAACCGTATTATTCTTTACCGATTATTATTGACGATGCTTTCGCTCATTTCGATGCTACACGTCGTACACGAATGATGAAGTATTTAAGAGCACTGCCTGAGGCTTATCAAGTGTTATATTTTACATGTTCTAAAGACAACCATATACCGGCTAAGCAATTGGTAACATTAGAAAAAATAGAGAAACATTAGTGAGAAAGGCGTTTTTATATGAGAAATGTAGAAAAACTACAACCTGGGGATGCGGTAAACCAGTTTTTCCTCGTTCATAAGGCAACGCAAGGTGTTACAGCTCAAGGGAAGGATTATATGACTTTGCACCTTCAAGATAAAAGTGGAGAAATTGAGGCGAAAGTGTGGACAGTAACGAAAGAAGATATCGCTACATTGAAACCTGAATTGATTATTCACGTCAAAGGGGATGTTATCAATTACCGCGGGCGTAAACAAATGAAAGTGAATCAATTTCGAGTTGCGACGGAAGCAGATGGTTTGAAGACTCAAGATTTTATAGATGGGGCGCCGATGCCACCGAATGAAATTAAATCTGAACTACAATCATTTATTTTTGAGATTGAAAATGCGAATTTACAACGTATTATACGTCATTTGTTACACAAACATGAAGAAGCGTTCTTTACGTTTCCGGCTGCGAGTTCACACCATCACAATTTTGTAAGTGGTTTAAGCTATCATGTGTTAACGATGCTACAAATTGCCAGAGCTTTATGCGAAATTTATCCAAACTTAAATAAGAGTTTATTATACAGTGGGGTTATTTTGCATGATATGGGGAAAGTGAGAGAACTTTCTGGACCAATCGCAACGAGTTATACGCTAGAAGGGAATCTTCTAGGACATATTTCAATTGCGAGTGACGAAGTAGCAGAGGCAGCACGTGAGCTTGGCATTGATGGGGAAGAAGTTTTATTATTGCGTCACTTAATCCTTTCACATCATGGCAAATTAGAATATGGTTCACCTAAATTGCCGCATGTTAAAGAAGCGGAAATTTTAAATTTGATTGATAACATTGATGCACGTATGAATATGTTCGATAAAGCATTTAAAAAGATTGACAAAGGACAATTTACGGAACGCATCTTTGGACTTGAAAATAGACAATTTTATAAACCAGAAAAATTAGATTAAACGACGAATCAGTCGCTATTCATTAAAAGAAGGCTCGAACACTAAATTGTTCGAGCCTTCTTTTTTGAGGCGTATTACATGCCCATATTTTGTTGTCCACCTTGCATCGCGCTTTTTGAAGCTTGTTCTTTCAAGGCTTTTGGATTTAAGATTTTATCGTCTATCGCTTTTTCAATGTCGCTATCTTTGTAGTCGACTTTATATTCGTCTAATAATTTTTTATAAGCATCTGTTAAAATTTCTGGTTTGTCTTGAAGCTTATTTTGGATGAACTTTTCTTTGAGTTTTGATTTTTCTTTATCAAAATCAGTTGCTTTATCAGCTCGGATAATGTGGTAACCGTAGTCAGTTTTAACTACATCAGAAATTTCACCATCTTTTAATTTGAATAAAGCTTCTTCAAATGGTTTGACCATTTGGCCTTTGATGACATAACCTAAGCTTCCGTTTTTGTCTTTAGTTGAATCCATAGATTCTTTTTTAGCGATGCTATCAAAGTCTTTTGGATTTTTGTCCAATTGTTTTTTAATGTCATCAATTTTCTTTTTAGCTTCTTTGTCAGAAAGTCCTTCTTTATCTTGCTTGTCTTGCTTCACTTTAATTAAAATATGTGAAGCTTTTTTAGTGTTTTCTTTAATTTCTTTGTCTGAAATATCTACTTTCTCATTTAACATTGCTTTTTGATATTCCACCATTTTACGTTGCTCTTTATATTTATCCATTGTCATGCCTTGTTGTTTTAACAAGCTTTCAAATTGATCTTTGCCACCGTATTTTTTAACTTCACGATCAACTTGTTTATCAATATCGTCATCGTTCACTTTATCTTCGTATTTATCTTTTAAAATCTTACTTAATAGTACCTTGAATGAATTACTCGCAATTTGATCTTTACCAATTTCTTTCATCACATCTTCTACTTTAACATCGCCAGCTTTTGAAGAAATGAGCGTTTGATCTTTTGATGAGGGTGTATCGTTACCACAGGCACCTAAAAGTACTGCACTTGCCGTGATAGGGATAATCATTTTTTGTAAACCTTTCTTCATTGTGTTAGCTCCTTTATTTTTGAATTATCACAAATTATCTTACCACAATGTCGTTATCATACCAAAGAAGAAAGGTAAATCTACGACTATTTTACGAGGAAATTTTACATAAAACAGAAAAAGTAGCATAGAAACTTTATATTAAAAGTTTTCTACACTACTTTGAATGAGTTCAAAAAATATTAAATTTCGTTTTCGAAATAGATAAAGCTTTTCATCATTGTTATTTTTTCTCGAGTATCATAAACCCATTGATATGCTCTTCTATGTAATCTCCTTGTCGTGAAAACAAAATGATTTTTAAATAAAGTACGTCCATAACAGAATATCCTGCGTTTAAAGCGAGTAAAAACATTGCATAATGCCCGTGCTCAGGAAACTGACGAGCGAGAAAAACCATTGCTAAGGTAATCGTCAATAAAGGCATGAGTAAACAGATGCAAAAGTATATTTTGTTAATCGGCTTATCTACGTAGATATTATAAAAAGGTAGCCAACTGTGTCGGATTAACTTGTGCATTCGGAAATGCTTGAAGTAAGGGAATACCGTTAATAAATGTATAGCTTTATGAATTGGATATAAGAAAAATAATAAGACCAGAAAAAATAAAAAATGTTTGTCTGTTAATGGGACATCATGTCTAAAATGAAAAATTTCAAAGCTGATAAAAAATGTAATGACCATTGTGACAAAACTAATAAAAGCAATACGTGGTAACCCAAATCGCGAATGTATATCTATCGAGCGCGAGCAATTTAACATCGTACATACTCCTTTAAACATGTAATAGATAACTTGTATTATCTACGTTCAATTACTCTGCGTCAAGCAAATGTTTTCTTAAGTGGTTATGACATGCATTAACATCGTCGATAAAGTCTTTGCCGTACATTTTGGCTACTAAATAATGGGCGTCACTGAAATTAGGTTTATGGAACATTTCAGCACTAAATTGTTCAGAAGCTTGATATACAGTATTATTTTCGATGTTATATTGTTCAAATATTTCTTCGATGCGCTTTGTACCCTCATCGGTTAAATGTATAAAAGTGTTACGCTTATCATTGGTATCTTTTTCAAGTGTTAAAAGCCCTTGTTGCTCAAGACGTTTAGCAAAGTTGTAAGCTGTTGAAACATGCATTACACCATAACGTGAAATATCAGAAATTGTGACGCGGCCGAATGCATAAATCGTCATTAAAATCAGATGTTCGTTCATTGTAATACCTGATTGACGTAACCAATTTTGCCAGTCGCGTTCAACATTCTTCCAAATCACTTTTGATAGCATAGCTGCCTTATGAGTGAAAAGGATACTCTCTATTTGTTTTTGTTTTTCAGTCAAGGTCACCGCTCCTTTCTCAAACTATAAAAAAACATGATACCTAGGTATCATGTTTTAATACTATTATATCGAATTATTGGTAGTTACACACTACAAATTTACTTTTTAGACGGGAAATTTGTAATTTCTTCGCCACGATTCTGTAAATTTTCAATGTGCGATTGTAATCGTTTAATATTCGGGTCGATATCCGATTGAAATTCACCAATCATTGTTTTAACTTCATCACCGATAGAGCCGGCTACGCTTTTACTTTCTGTTTTAATATCATTGACATAGTTCAAAATATCGTTGAAATTACGTTTAATATTTTCAACTTCTAATTCTGATTTAGGACGCTCAACAGTAGCATGTTGAATACGTGTTTGATTGTCACGTTTCATTAATGCTATACCGAGTCCTGTTGCTACTCCTGCAGCAAGGCCTAAAGTAATTTGTAAGGCTCTCATACTTTTCCTCCTCTGAAGCACTTTTAATATTTCATACCCATTATAACCTATATTTATTCATAAGTATGTTGAAGTGTATGGTTCGTTTTAAAGCTGATCTGCAATTGCTTTAGCAATGGATGATTTTTCATTATCATCGAAAGCATCTTCATGCGTTTCCCATTGATAATCAAAGCCGTCCATGTCATTTTCATAGCGTGGAATGAGATGGAAATGAATATGGAATACAGATTGTGACGCGTATTCACCATTATTTTGAACGATATTTAACCCGTCTGGATTAAAAGCTTTTTTAATTGCGTTCGCAACAATAGGTAACGCCTCGCCAATATGTTTCATCGTTTCGGCATCTGTTTCATAAATATTAGGGGAAGGCTTTTTTGGAATTAATAAAGTATGTCCTTTAGAAAGTTGAGAAATATCTAAAAAGGCATATACGTATTCATTCTCATAAACTTTATAACTTGGGATTTCTCCATCGATGATTTTAGAAAAAATAGTTTCTGACATAGTATTCGCTCCCATCATTTTTTAATTATTATAGCATTAGTTTAACATTCATGTAATGTGAGAAAGACGTTTAAAAATGGTAAAATGAGCTGTTTTTTTGTACAATAAGTTTCACGGAGGTGCAGGATAATGACTGTACAAGTAACTGATTTAACGGGAGGTTATGGTAGAACTCCCATTATAAAAAACATTAATTTTTCACTCCAACCTGGAGAAATTGTTGGGCTTATCGGTCTTAACGGTGCTGGCAAGAGCACAACAATTAAACATCTACTTGGCTTATTAACACCAATGGAAGGAGAAATGTCGATTTCAAATATTGATATTAAAGAAGATATAGAGGCGTACCGTCAACATTTATCTTATATTCCGGAATCTCCGGTGATTTATGATACGTTGACATTAAAAGAGCATATAGAAATGACAGCAATGGCATATGGTATTGATTCGGAAACCGCAATGCGTCGTGCGCATCCGTTGTTAAACACTTTTCGATTAGAAGATCAATTGGATGTATTCCCGAGTCATTTTTCTAAAGGGATGAAACAAAAAGTCATGATTATTTGTGCTTTTATTGTTGAACCTGATTTATACATCATTGATGAGCCGTTTTTAGGCCTAGACCCACTAGGCATACAATCTATGTTGGATTTAATGGAAACAAAGAAAAAAGAAGGGCGTACTGTGCTGATGAGTACGCATATTTTAGCAACTGCTGAGAGATATTGTGATCGGTTTATTATTTTAGATCAAGGTGAAATTGTCGCAATGGGGGACTTAGATGCACTCCGAGCACAAACGAATATGCCGAATCGCACGCTTGATGATATTTATATTGAAGTGACGCAACGAGGAGCTTCATCATGAATAGTGCCAAAAAGTTGTATCAAACACGACGACAAAATGATTTAAAAGAAAAGCGGTACTACAATAAGTTTATTTTTAACGGTCATTTTTCAGTATTTCTCGTTATTTTGTTAGGCGCGTTTATTTTAGGTTATGGCGAGTGGCTGCGTTCGATTCCTAAGGGCATTAATTACACACTTATTGTCTCGGTCGTTTTAGCGGTCACTTCACTTTTTCCTTTAAAAACGCTACTTCAAGATGCTGATCAACTCTTTTTGCTTCCTTATGAAAAGCAGATGAGACACTATATTCAACAAAGTATTTATGTAAGTTATATTATGCGAATACCATTACAAATGATTGTTTTGATAGTGGCTTATCCGTTGATGAACGCACTGCACCCTAACGAATTAGTGACATATATCGTGCTAGCGATACTTGCTATTATTTTGCCGTATATGGGATTAGTTTTAAGATGGCAATGGTTTTTATGTGGCTTAGAAAATGTCACAATTAATTTAGTACTATTCATCTTTTCGCTTTCTGCTTATTATGTATGGTTAGATGCCCATTCATACATGGCTTTTGGTAGTATAGTGTCTATATTAGTGCTTATTTATTTGTTGAAAAGTTATAATAAAAAAAGGCATTTTCCATGGCATTTTATGATTGAACAGGCTAAACAACATCGTTCTAATTATTATAAGTTTGTAAATATGTTTACGGACGTGAAAGGATTGGAAGCGCCAGCTGCAAGACGCAAATATTTAGATGTTTTTCTTAGAAAGCCGAAGCAGTTCAATCAAAATGCGATGTACCTGTATCTTTTTAAGCGTAATTTTATGCGAGGTAAAGACGCCTTTCATTTAACGATTCGGTTATTTGTGATTATTGCCTTATTAATGGTGTGGCTGCATCAGCCTATTGTAAGTGCTGTGATTGGCGCTTTAGGCATGTACATTATTATTTTACAAATGTCACAGTTTTATACACAAGAGGCGTATGGGTTATGGCCACAAGTTTGGCCTGTCTCTGATTTATTAGTTATAAAAGGATATGAAAAATTTCTGTATCATACTGTAGTGATTGTCGGTCTGTTATTAAGCTTGATTTATATAGTGGTAAATCCTCAAAGCTTTTACTTCATTGCATTATTTTTTATTGTGGGGATTTTAACAGTTAAATCTACAATTAAAAAATTAAAATATCAAGAAACGCTTCTTAGAGATTAAACATAAAGAGGCACGGATTATTTTTCATCCGTGCCTCTTTATATTTTAATTATTTGATTCTTGCTGTTGTAAAATGTCTTCTTCAGAAATTGGATAGAAATAACGTTCTAAATAAGAGCTATGTGTACTTGTAACACCAGCAAGAGAATGTACAGCATCTTTAGA
Coding sequences within it:
- the ecsA gene encoding ABC transporter ATP-binding protein EcsA — encoded protein: MTVQVTDLTGGYGRTPIIKNINFSLQPGEIVGLIGLNGAGKSTTIKHLLGLLTPMEGEMSISNIDIKEDIEAYRQHLSYIPESPVIYDTLTLKEHIEMTAMAYGIDSETAMRRAHPLLNTFRLEDQLDVFPSHFSKGMKQKVMIICAFIVEPDLYIIDEPFLGLDPLGIQSMLDLMETKKKEGRTVLMSTHILATAERYCDRFIILDQGEIVAMGDLDALRAQTNMPNRTLDDIYIEVTQRGASS
- a CDS encoding HIT family protein, which translates into the protein MSETIFSKIIDGEIPSYKVYENEYVYAFLDISQLSKGHTLLIPKKPSPNIYETDAETMKHIGEALPIVANAIKKAFNPDGLNIVQNNGEYASQSVFHIHFHLIPRYENDMDGFDYQWETHEDAFDDNEKSSIAKAIADQL
- a CDS encoding foldase protein PrsA translates to MKKGLQKMIIPITASAVLLGACGNDTPSSKDQTLISSKAGDVKVEDVMKEIGKDQIASNSFKVLLSKILKDKYEDKVNDDDIDKQVDREVKKYGGKDQFESLLKQQGMTMDKYKEQRKMVEYQKAMLNEKVDISDKEIKENTKKASHILIKVKQDKQDKEGLSDKEAKKKIDDIKKQLDKNPKDFDSIAKKESMDSTKDKNGSLGYVIKGQMVKPFEEALFKLKDGEISDVVKTDYGYHIIRADKATDFDKEKSKLKEKFIQNKLQDKPEILTDAYKKLLDEYKVDYKDSDIEKAIDDKILNPKALKEQASKSAMQGGQQNMGM
- a CDS encoding DUF3267 domain-containing protein; this translates as MLNCSRSIDIHSRFGLPRIAFISFVTMVITFFISFEIFHFRHDVPLTDKHFLFFLVLLFFLYPIHKAIHLLTVFPYFKHFRMHKLIRHSWLPFYNIYVDKPINKIYFCICLLMPLLTITLAMVFLARQFPEHGHYAMFLLALNAGYSVMDVLYLKIILFSRQGDYIEEHINGFMILEKK
- the yhaM gene encoding 3'-5' exoribonuclease YhaM; translation: MRNVEKLQPGDAVNQFFLVHKATQGVTAQGKDYMTLHLQDKSGEIEAKVWTVTKEDIATLKPELIIHVKGDVINYRGRKQMKVNQFRVATEADGLKTQDFIDGAPMPPNEIKSELQSFIFEIENANLQRIIRHLLHKHEEAFFTFPAASSHHHNFVSGLSYHVLTMLQIARALCEIYPNLNKSLLYSGVILHDMGKVRELSGPIATSYTLEGNLLGHISIASDEVAEAARELGIDGEEVLLLRHLILSHHGKLEYGSPKLPHVKEAEILNLIDNIDARMNMFDKAFKKIDKGQFTERIFGLENRQFYKPEKLD
- a CDS encoding HTH-type transcriptional regulator Hpr, which translates into the protein MTEKQKQIESILFTHKAAMLSKVIWKNVERDWQNWLRQSGITMNEHLILMTIYAFGRVTISDISRYGVMHVSTAYNFAKRLEQQGLLTLEKDTNDKRNTFIHLTDEGTKRIEEIFEQYNIENNTVYQASEQFSAEMFHKPNFSDAHYLVAKMYGKDFIDDVNACHNHLRKHLLDAE
- a CDS encoding YtxH domain-containing protein, whose translation is MRALQITLGLAAGVATGLGIALMKRDNQTRIQHATVERPKSELEVENIKRNFNDILNYVNDIKTESKSVAGSIGDEVKTMIGEFQSDIDPNIKRLQSHIENLQNRGEEITNFPSKK
- a CDS encoding AAA family ATPase, with amino-acid sequence MKIKSVEIYGYGQFVQRKVDFNANFTEIYGENEAGKSTLQAFIHSVLFGFPTKRESEPRLEPRMGNHYGGRVTLIMDDNSEVVVERVKGRAQGDVKVFLPNGAIKDESWIQHHLNYMNKRTYQDIFSFSVMGLQDIHQNMNEQQLQNYLMQAGALGSTEFIGMRDLINEKKQALFKKSGQNPQINRQVEELKQLEAQIREESAKLETYQRLTDDRDKSSRRLDHVKANLSQLTGFFEAKQKELALHDQVQEWKGLESDLNVEPLEFPEQGIDRYENAKFQTEQLKRDIGLRDEKYQQLVRENEGLYLPSEDLTQTLEAIAKKEETIKQKTLDLRQTEREIENTERQIDGLMSNIGWTAIHADVDTSEVQKSHLSEALKEKRDLSHSVQQLQQSYDSLTVDYQSSESEINELESQLVSEENFAKKKEYDKRALELREKKQLFTKMKEAFDIEQKRKEKQQNTLRIAMIILAIISVGLAVFSFVSQTIVFAAVFAILALIFVIGCFVVKTKTEDYAGRFSEDIAQLENEVGRLEKEYDLNFDLTDQYQLRDQIQQRRQNLLVLKTKQQHLSQQLEEAEADLQHVSQKITQAKVDMHVSDKLSDDLLVDAMMTIHNIKSQHAHLQSLEVTKQQHKATLSQFYDQAHAQTADVLPNSDNETLFHDVREWVGRTHNDRSQYQRNDEQIQLLEKELKHLNHRLNENKAIIQKLFSFIGAIDEESYYRHHDNYQTYHQRLSRFNDLTQYLENQNYGYEESSKLSEKTTAQLEEEYEKLSSQIDDYNERFLTLQSEVSDLNAQINHMETDDTLRHLRHRYQLLRNRLNESAEDWAALSYLEALVDEHIKQIKDKRLPQVVNEATQIYSELTAGQYVQVTYQNEQVMVKHKDGQMYQPIELSQSTKELLYISLRLSLIKVLKPYYSLPIIIDDAFAHFDATRRTRMMKYLRALPEAYQVLYFTCSKDNHIPAKQLVTLEKIEKH
- the ecsB gene encoding ABC transporter permease EcsB; the protein is MNSAKKLYQTRRQNDLKEKRYYNKFIFNGHFSVFLVILLGAFILGYGEWLRSIPKGINYTLIVSVVLAVTSLFPLKTLLQDADQLFLLPYEKQMRHYIQQSIYVSYIMRIPLQMIVLIVAYPLMNALHPNELVTYIVLAILAIILPYMGLVLRWQWFLCGLENVTINLVLFIFSLSAYYVWLDAHSYMAFGSIVSILVLIYLLKSYNKKRHFPWHFMIEQAKQHRSNYYKFVNMFTDVKGLEAPAARRKYLDVFLRKPKQFNQNAMYLYLFKRNFMRGKDAFHLTIRLFVIIALLMVWLHQPIVSAVIGALGMYIIILQMSQFYTQEAYGLWPQVWPVSDLLVIKGYEKFLYHTVVIVGLLLSLIYIVVNPQSFYFIALFFIVGILTVKSTIKKLKYQETLLRD